Genomic DNA from Corylus avellana chromosome ca4, CavTom2PMs-1.0:
atatatatatatatatatatatagagagagagagagagagagagagagaatggctTGAACCATTTGATCTTATTATAATATACTTTATGTAAAGAGTCGAGGACCGAGACttgtattatatatttgatgatGTCATTATTGTCATGTGAATTGTTAGAAACATTTGAAGTGATGGCTAACACAATAACGAAAGTTTCTTAAGAAAACAATAATATGTAGGCTACCATGagacaaaatattttgtttataaaaagaTTCCATTAAGAACTATTATATGTCTAAAGttcaatattgaaataattttaGAGGTTTGacatgacctttttttttttttttttttgtcaacaaacaattcaaattgCCTCATGTTTTTAGAACATGCTGGAGTCAAATAGCAATAATTCGAAGCACCTATTTTTACACTATTTTGGAAATGACTCAATCGTATGGTtaaagacaatatatatactaCCTATAATTTATAGGTTAGATATCATAGATGTACGTGTATATAACTAAGTAAAGTTAATGTACATTAGCAATCAAcgtattaacatattaattatatggaAAATTTCACTATTTTAGTACTTTTGCAATGATAGTCTTAAACATATTAATGATATTTTGCCCCTGCTTGTCCCTACCACTAATTTAGggttaccattttttttttaagtttacaATGTCATTTTTCTGTCAAAATTCAGTGTTAAATCAAACAGTTGATGagtgaaattctcaaaatactcttaagatgtttataaaagtacaaaaatatcttgaatttggacgagtattttaggaattttactTTCTCCCTTAGGATTTAATACCGAATTTGGATGAGAGagttgacattgcaaacttctaAAAGATGGCAAccctaaattgacattttttatagtttaagggtatgattgcaaaagttgtgaaaaattaaaaatgttaagtaaagtttttcctaattagTAAGTAACtagttatattatattataattgtaTATTAACATTAATCGTGACGATCCGAATCTGCACCATCAAGGTAAATACATATTATATGCTAGAATCcaataaaaactctatattttgaccataaaagttcatgtggcaagatgccacattatcttcttttgttttgtctttttctctccACAAAAAGATGATATAGCATTTTGCCATGtgaacttttatgggcaaaatatagagtttttattagattatagcatttctcatataataAACAGTGTACATACATAAAACTCTCAAAACAtttccttattattttctttactaCATAGTACCTTAgttgtaataatatatatatatatatatatatacgaataCGTCTAAGCCCTTCGCATATCCTTTATATAGTTATATCACCcagtagaaaaaaaatacataataatttcaGAATGATTCAGCAAAGATTGAAACATTTGTTGTGAAAATACCTCCTGCCCCATTTGCAATGGGCCTTCAGAGACTGTTCAACATCTCATACTGGACTGCCCTTTTGCAAGAATCATTTGGGGGAGTTCCAAATATATAGCCCCTAAACTCCAACATTTTTGGGACCTAACTCATTGAAATATGGACCACTACTAAGAGtctatttgaaattgcgtttaagaaataaagcttttaagttaaaaaatgttttttggcaaaaatttcatgaaccttttaccaaaagtgcgttttgccattgttagacccttaaaagtgctttcaattttttttatcaaacgattactttttttcttcaaacgaactttttgtgttttagatgCACTTTTAAGCCCTCAAACAGACAaccaaacaaactctaaatAGCATCCCCTGGTGGAAACTAATATTAGGGAAGCTCATGTGGCTGTCCTTCTCTACGGCTCGAAGGGTATTCAATGCTTACCCATTTTTGCCATCAACAAGGCACTTAGGCACAGCTCATTACTTATTGATCTTCTACTCTATCATCTTTGAGATTCATCAACTCAGCAGCACTATCTCATCTAGAATCGGAGTGCATCAAAGATTTTCAAATGTGCCAACTTCTGTGCACACCAAGTAGCTAAATAGGTTGTTTCCTATCATTTGTTTGGAAACATTTCCAACTACTCCCTCATCGATCCTATCCTCCATTAGAATTAGGAGCGGGAAAAGATCCACCCCTGTGACCTCTCCTTTACTTTGTATTgcttgagaaaaaaagaaaaagaaaactaggGGTAGAATTTTGTAATAGGTTCTATTAGTAATAGCTGTCGAACTTCTAATAAAATCATTGACAGATATTAATCACAAAATGCAGGTGACTTCATACACACACTCATCCATATCTTTCTCTCAAATCACATACCCTGCCGTATCCAATTACTTTCATGAGACTAATTTCCTTTAATGATTTTAACTACAAGTCGAATGAACTAATTTATTAGAACAATTGAGTAAAACAAAGATGTAAAAAACTTGCAAATCCAAGGAATGTCAGTAGAATTACATCAGGAATATAGGTATATTATACAGTGAAAAGAACATATCTCATTGAGACACATATACAACAGGGTAGATATTCCCTAAAATTTGACAGATTAacagtatttttcaattattttcaatgtctATAAATCAAGCTTATGCTTCAGCTTtcgtaatcaaaataaattccGAAATGGCcaaaaactaaaagaacatAGCATTATAAACCATACAGAGAAGGTGGTAGCAAAATTCAGCACCAGTAAAATTGGTTTTTGACTGCAAATCTGCTATTCTTCTGTAAATTGCCTCATTCATAATCCATTGTCCACTTCTCAAATGTACACTCAACCAAATCATAGTACCCACCATGCACAAAGAGTTCTCCTCTAgccattttttcttctatcCATGGGTAAGTGAGCAGATTTGACAAGGAATGGTTGACTGATTCCTGTGGTAGAATTACAGAAACATGTAAGAGGCTTAGATACTCAGCATGCAAGAACCTTTTATAAATCAGAAGTGTTGTCTTTATATATTCAGAGCACCACTCATGATGTTATAATCCCCCCACCCCACGGGATGCATTTGATGGTCAGAATTTAAAATTGGTGCTTCTAATGGTATACACtatgtcacattatttaaattttttaaaagacgtgACAACATTAAAGTGAATAGTATAACATCTAGTGTTTTTGTCTTAATCACTTATGGTGTTCTATGCTTAGGTGTCTATTTCTTGTTGGATGGCACAAATGACCCAATTTATGTCAggtccttaaaaaaattattctttttccGAATCCCATATTCAAGAATACATTACATTATTACCAAAATAAAGATGAGAATATTAATGTTGAATCAAACAGTCAAACAATGGGATTTGATATTTCAAATTAAGGATGAAATATTACCTTCTCACAGTGTCTGCACTGCTGGTCAAAGCTTAGGTTGGAAGCTGCAGACTTTGTGATTAGCCTTGCATTGTTTCCAACAACAACCCAACTTCTAATAAAGCTACTGTATAGAAAAGTTTAgcaaagttaaaaaaaacatgagagCAATGTTATTTACCCAAAAGAAATAACACATACAAAAGACTAGTATGTTCTCTTAGAAAAGGTACTTAAATGATACATGTAAAATACTGGTAAAATGGGGGGGTGGGTGGGTGGGGGTTGTAGTCTTCACTTAATAATAAAGTTGGATGCTTAAATCTATGTTCATTTAATAATAAAGTTGtcttcatttattaaatgaagACAACAACCCCCCCGGGGGTCCACAATTCAAGGTATGAAATACTTACTTTAAGAGCATTTACAGCAAATTCTAATGCAGAATTTGTTTCTGACTGTCCACTCTGAACACACaggaagaaaaaatgaaggggGAAAATACTTTGTAGCCTCAGTGCTTGTCTGTTTGGGAAgtagaaattcaaaataaacaaaatgcaATGTAATACACCTCAAATGTGGGTACTAGATTTGCTATATTTCGAACCACGAATGCTTCTCCTGGTTGAAACCCCAAGATGTTTGAGGGGCAAACCCTAGAGTCCGCACAAGCAATAATCATGAACTGTTTCAGAACTTGTTAGTTTTAACAGGCTATCTATTCCTGACACttgcagaaaataaaaaggaaataaaagatGAGGGAAAAGGGTAAAACTTGTCCACCCATGATGTTCTCAATGTTTAACACGCGCAATAAATAATTATGACTTAACCAGAAAAAATGATTACCTTTGGTGCTTGACCCTGGGCAAGATTCTGAAAATGTTTCAAGTTTTCTCTGTACAAATAACAATTCACTTTAGAAGAAACTAATTGCTTTAGAGTTCAACAACTTTAGGCCAGGGTTGTTTGCTGCTTACTTGAAATTACGCTTCTTTGAATCTAAGAAATCGATGTTTCAGATCTCAAAAAAGTCACACACACTCTTTTCAgttgagaaatgtttggttgCAATATTAAGTCCATGTTTTGGCCATAAATGTCCACGTGGcaagaattttaaaataaaaaaaatatctccTCTCTCCGCTGTCGgcattttcaaatgaaaagaaagtaGGCTGGTTAACCAGCCTGactattttaaaacaaaaaaaacaatgaaaatcccAAATCTcccacccctctctctctctctctctctcaatttctctcACCCCCTCCCACCCACATCCGGCCGCCACCACCATCCACcaccgccggccacaccatccaGTGGCTACGCCGCCGCCCATCACGAAGCAGAAGCAGCGCCGACCCGAaccaatttctctctctcccaaaccgccggccaccacgaAGCAGCAGCGCCGGCCACCATTTAAGGTAGGCTGAATGGGTATATGTTTTGTTGGGCTGAAATCTTGATGAGTTTTGTTGTTGgtggttttttgtttgatttcgaaaatgggtaagaatttttgggtatattttgtttttcattggaAGATCTTGGTAAGAATTTCGTCACTTTGTCATGGTATGGTTGTCAGATTATGAGTTTTGGCCATTTGGGTTTTGTGGGGATTTAAATCGAGGGATTTTGGTTTTgggtattctttctttttctttgggtaaCCGACTATGGTGCCGCCGCCCACCACGGCACCAGCTCGGACATCCACCTCCACCCATTTCACCTCAATGTtaatattcaattatttttagttgAATGCTGTGAGAAAAACAGTGTGTttacttctgttttttttttttttttttttttttttgtttcaggaGCTATATGTGCAGGTGTTTGATTCCATTCACTTGAAAGACCGTTGAATGAAAATATGAACGAGATGCAATGGATTGTTTTGAAGGTGGGGTTAATGAACAATTGGAGATACTCTTGGTTAAAATCCGGAGGTAGAAAAGATGGGAGGATTGACATACCGTGGTTATTGGAGAGGGCCGAGAGGCAACCCAAAGCAATAGCAAATGAGAAGACAATTTTCTGCAACACGATGTAGTGCCTATTTTTGGCAATGTCTTGTGGGGACAgcaatttttaacttttttgcaTCCTGATTCCACCGCTTGATATCCATTGCACAAAAGCATTGAGTCATTGACAAATGAATGTGATTTATTTGTCCATAGAGCCTTATCAGTAAAAAAAGTTTATCACTTCTTATTTAAGTAAGTTTAATTCAAGTGACTCAAAATATAATCTTTGTCCATcagatgaaaaaggaaagaaggaaaaaaatatttagtcgAAAGTTCGAAACATGttcaatttatttacaaaatgtaCAGAGAAATTCTATTGCATGACAAGATAAAtacaaattattgaaattaatatataaccTATTACTAGGAAGGACAAAAATGCTATCTTTTGACAGAGAACTGAATGTTGATAGAGaacttttcttccttctctttgcCTCTCCATTTTGAACTTGGTTGGGAATCTCCTGATTCATGGACTTAAAGCACAATCGAATAGCTTTCTGAAGATACAAACTCCATAGACCATAGCAATGTTTTTCCCTCAAACACTACACGTTTCTGCATGCTTATAGATACGCTCTAGAATGGTtagaaaaaatggaaacttcATCATTGTATCTGCAAGAATGAACATAATCAGAAAACTTCAGAAAATCTAAGGCGGCATTAACAATCTAAGATAGACTGCACTGCATTCAGGTCACCAGGCCTCTCATCAAAGCAATACATTTGAAGCagcatataaaaaaagaaagatgtttGTATGTTCAAGTTCAATGGGAAGCGTTGAGCATTTCCTGAAGAATGGGAAGGTTAATATTTTAAGATATCAAAAGATATAGAAGTGGAAAGACTGCCCTTGTTTGCTTTACAATAGCATATAATCTATGAATTAACTATAATCAACTTGGTAAAACATTTTTATGCTTGACATTAACTGATCGATACAATTTATCaataggaaaatgaatatagCATGTGATCTTTTACTTAATGGGCCATTTGGGAACAAACCTTTCAGcccatttattgtcattctgcATTATGTCTGGAATCCATATCCTTTCCTTCGTAGAAtcccatttatttttccaatgCTTTTGATAATCGATTGTTAAATTGAGAAAGAGTAATTCTGTTTAGTAGACTCTTGTATAATTACTATATACCTGGATCATGTGCAGTCATAATCAGCCATTTGATTATCActcgatttatttatttattttcacaagTACTGATTCATTGGCTAATTTTTTGTCACGTCATCTAACTATATGGCAGTTATACAAGATGACccaatctactaaatagtattacccATAAAGAAAATGTGTCCCATGTACTCTTGACCTTCttttatctttcaaaatcaGTAGGGAAAGGTAACCTGCAAGACATAGAAAAATATACCAAGATGATTATAGTATCTCTTCGATATCAACATGCTACATATGTCTTAGCATTGTGTCTCCAACCAAAGCTTAgaatatattaactaaatagtTAAACCCTAGGACAGATCCATCTGTTTGGTCAAATTGTTGAATCGAAACTTAAACTATATGCTCCAActactaaaatttaaatattaaaatttaaatgaaggTATCCCTGGATTGAAATCTTAATACTCTAACTAcatattataaccagaaaaccagaaaaacaaAGTTAATTAGTGTTGTAATGTTGCAAACTTACCCCAACTTGAGAGAAGTGTCGTTGTTGTCTTGGTCTTGAGGAGGATCAGCTGAGCTGCAAATATTGGTGATTGACTCAGTTGACTGACCTTGTTCAATTGCATGTGTTTTAATGTTAAACTGTTTCTCCATCTGCTGAAACAGGCATTTTCCATCAATTGAGAAAGTagggaaacaaagaaaaaagtagagaaattCAAGACCTGATACCTGTTTTAGTTGATGGTTATCCTCCATCAGTTGGGATACCtgcatattaaaaaatgagagagagagagagagagaaagagggagatattaaagaacaagaagaaataCAAATAGACAGTTGCTCCTCACAAGTGAACAAAACCAACAACATAGAAATCCAAAGagcaaaatatttttggaaATACCCAGGACATAAAAatgattatgttaattagtGAGCCTGGGTGCcttaaaacatttttggttCTTCTAGAAAATAACCTCAAATTCCTCTTTTTTCCAAATGTTCAGATTAACGCTAACAACCGATGTAAGCCTAATTGTAAGTGTTAGGAAGATTAATACCATGAGGAGTCTTTTTGTGAGcccataatatagcatgttgagGCACCACAcaacttaaaagcttaagcctatgaGTTTAGGCCCAACAATGCTATATTAACCATTCACATTTCTTACATATATCTTTCCAATGTAAGACTATCTTTTTTTACACTCGCATGTTATTTGAAAATGGGTTTAAGATAGCATATGGTGCTGGATTTATGGCCAAAATGATTTCACTAAAGGTTCTATGGTGGTTGTTAGCTTTGTGAGACACCATTCCCAATGCTTGAGCAAGCCACTGCACATACAAAGGCCTTGGCAAAAGGAAGgcaaatttctttgattttaatttataaacttGCATCAACCTATTCATTTCTAGTTATCAAATACTTTGCTGTAATTGTGTGCAACTTTAtacgtgttaaaatataaattaaatgattaaatttattttttcctatcaaGTTAAAGTTTTGGGATAGTTAGTAATTTAAAATGGTATTATAGTAAAGGTCATGAGCTCGAactttgtctttttcatttacctcacatttcaattaaatattctacgtattCACGAATATCAGTATGAAAATGCTTTTCATTAAATATCTtcctaaattatatataataattgcatGAAATGCATGTCATATGAAATTAAAGTTTAGCACTTGATCACCTTCCGCTCAAGGGCACTCATCTCTTCTAGGAATCTTTTATCCTGAAACACGTAAAAGCTTCTCATGTTAAGATACAGTACAAAAATCTCATCCCTCCATTATAATGCCAGCAAGCAGAGACAACAAAGAGAGACAACCTTTGCTTTTAAAACGCGACTCAAGCCTTCCTCAAGAAGTTCCTCTAGTTTCTTTAGTTCTTCCATATTCAATCCTTGGAGCTCTTCTCCCATCATCTGCCTGCAATTAGTTGTAATCATTttgtacattaattaattttgagtaTAACAACTTGATATAGAAATGTCGTTATAACATAATACCTCAGTTCACGAGTCTTCTCCATGATTTCATTGCTCAACGAGGTGCAGGCTCCGTTCTCAAGCTGGAAGGGCACAAAGAGGTTCCATTAATGAAGATTTTcagtattatattatataacaaTGGATCGATTTCGTGCCTTTCCTTAGAAATATTTAAGGATGTTGTAAATTTTAGGGTTATCATTCTGGGATTGCTACAAGTAGTTTGTTGTTAGACTTATTCCAGAAAATGCATCTAGCTTTTCATATTATggtataattttcttttatatcactacaagaaatttgctcattagcggcgacccaaagtcgccgctaatgagcaaaatgtcgccgctattgatcaatagcggcgacccttaGCCGCTATTCAGTTGCTGGTATTAATCTGCCACTgatgatcaatagcggcaacatttcgggtcgccgctattgatgggtcaatagcggcgacttttagtcgccgctaatgactttttttgttgCCGCAAAAAAAGCTTGAAATGGGCCGAGTGTCGCCGCTGATgatggtcaatagcggcaacaaaaatgtcgccgctattgacagtcaatagcggcgaccatcTGGGTGGCTGCTATTGACTATCAATAGCGGCCACCTTCTTGGTCGCTGCTATTGATAATCAATAGCGGCCACCTTCTAGGTCGCTGCTATTGATAATCAATAGCGGCCACCTTCTAGGTCGCTGCTATTGAtaatcaatagcggcaacctaGATGTCGCCGCTACTTAgtatcaatagcggcaacctggtaggtcgccgctattgatagtcagtagcggcgacatctaggtcgccgctattgataatcgtaaaaaaataaaaaaatcattagcggcgacattgaggtcgccgctaatgatatttaaaaaaaaaaaaaaaaaaaaaaggacctgCTTATAATAGATGTTATTATATAACAATTATGAGAATTAcatcaagcctatttatagtcaAATCGCTCGAGATAACTAAAGTTaattggtgcaagcattgcatatatatgaaaggacaagtggattcaaggattcacttcttatcatgaaacaaaaagtgaaagagagaaacaataacacaaaataatgacatattgGGGACAtccggacaataaggttataatcaaaaataaactcatgccaagtcaatcaaactaaactacccaatccaaggcttgcctttgaattgtggaccctaagagcaacaaaccttacatatattgaagggtttgagtcctcacctatgagcacaaactatgtccaaaaaaaaataaagaacttcatctcatcaagcaaaggaataataggtaaaccattaaaacaagttggtgcaagcattgcatatggaaggacaagtggattcaaggattcacttcttatcatgaaacaaaaagtgaaaagagggaaacaacaacacaaaataatgacatgttggggacgtccggacaataaggttataatcaaaagtaaactcatgccaagtcaatcaaactaaaccacccaatccaaggcttgcctttgaattgtggaccctaagagcaacaaaccttacatatattgaagggtttgagtcctcacctatgagcacaaactatgtccaaaaaataataaaggacttcatctcatcaagcaaaggaataataggtaaaccattaaaacaagttggtgcaagcattgcatatggaaggacaagtggattcaaggattcacttcttatcatgaaacaaaaagtgaaagagggaaacaacaacacaaaataatgacatgttggggacgtccggacaataaggttataatcaaaagtaaactcatgccaagtcaatcaaactaaaccacccaatccaaggcttgcctttgaattgtggaccctaagagcaacaaaccttacatatattgaagggtttgagtcctcacctatgagcacaaactatgtccaaaataaaataaaggacttcatctcatcaagcaaatgaataatagctaaaccattaaaacaagttggtgcaagcattgcatatggaaggacaagtggattcaaggattcacttcttatcatgaaacaaaaagtgaaaagagggaaacaacaacacaaaataatgacatgttggggacgtccggacaataaggttataatcaaaagtaaactcatgccaagtcaatcaaactaaaccacccaatccaaggcttgcctttgaattgtggaccctaagagcaacaaaccttacatatattgaagggtttgagtcctcacctatgagcacaaactatgtccaaaaaataataaaggacttcatctcatcaagcaaaggaataacTATCTTTTATTCAAATGCTTCTAGTATTTGCTATTTACATGCTTGCAAATTCTTATAAAAGAAGAGCAACTCACATAACGGTGGAACAAAcaaatgttgaaaataaaattcaccaaaaaacagacaaaaatttaaaaaaagaccaTCCAAATGAGACCTTCTTGGGGTGTCAAACTAGTTGTTAGATCTAACTACAAGCTGGGTATAGCTCACTGATCTGAAACAAACATTCACATgaacaaactaaaacaaaaaaaaaaaaaaacaaaaaaaaaaaaagaattaactaaGACTAAAAGCAATTCTTTTTTCCTGAAACAAATAACTTAAGACAAAAAAAGATCGTCAGCCTTAATTaccacaatcaaacacaaacaTAAGCTTATATGATTAATGAGGTCACAAACGCAaaccaacaaacaaatataatcaaaaaCCAAACACTCCAATTCACATTCTACCCATCCTTATAACTCCATGCAAGCCTCCCGCTCGCTACATTTCACAGTACTTCCACCAACAAGTGAGTGACAATAGGTTTGAAATAACTTACCATCAATTAAGTCCTTTAGTGCAACAATTTCTTGCCTATCTTTCTCTCCAGCCATTCTACatacactaaaaaaagaaaatagtgttaTATACTTGTATTAAATGGAATTAACTTCCCACCAACAAGTAAATGACAATGGGATTGAAATATCTTACCCATTGTTATTTGAGTCCTTTAGC
This window encodes:
- the LOC132177410 gene encoding MADS-box protein JOINTLESS-like isoform X1 yields the protein MEKTRELRQMMGEELQGLNMEELKKLEELLEEGLSRVLKAKDKRFLEEMSALERKVSQLMEDNHQLKQQMEKQFNIKTHAIEQGQSTESITNICSSADPPQDQDNNDTSLKLGLPFPTDFER
- the LOC132177410 gene encoding MADS-box protein JOINTLESS-like isoform X2, with the translated sequence MEKTRELRQMMGEELQGLNMEELKKLEELLEEGLSRVLKAKDKRFLEEMSALERKVSQLMEDNHQLKQMEKQFNIKTHAIEQGQSTESITNICSSADPPQDQDNNDTSLKLGLPFPTDFER